In Catharus ustulatus isolate bCatUst1 unplaced genomic scaffold, bCatUst1.pri.v2 scaffold_131_arrow_ctg1, whole genome shotgun sequence, a single genomic region encodes these proteins:
- the LOC117011394 gene encoding uncharacterized protein LOC117011394, with product MSAALVLTVYILTFTVGFPANVFTLAVLVAKSRRRPAAPPPDHPCPVLATLTTADLLLLNLTAADLLLLLVLPFKMAEAAAGLVWPLPAALCPVANFCFYTSMYLSSLSLAALSVQRYLGVAFPLRLQGRRRPGRALAVIGLIWLLAGGHCSVVFVAEFTKTAEVGTGNRSAGWGQGGVGRLRVDPVDLKVDPVDLVDHKVDAVDLKVDPIDPNVDPIDPNVDPIDSKVGLGHLKVNPVDHNVDHKVDPVDLIDHKVDPVDPIDLNVDRVDHKVDPVDPIDLNVDPVDPIDHKVDLIDPIDPIDAKVGLGHLKLDLGHLKVNPIDLNVDPVDHKVNPVDPVDPKVGLGHLKVNPVDLNFDPVDPKPFNDVDLKLIDPNPKTPKTNPKPNPNDPIDPVDLKPNFNDPKPNPNDPNDPVDLKPNFNDPKPNFNDPLDPKPNPKPPKPNLNDPNDPKPNFNDPKPNPIDPVDPKPNPNDPKPNPNDPIDPKPNPNDPKPTHNPPAAAPFKCYDDFSEEQLRYVLPLRLEFFFILFLIPFSTTIFCYVGFVRALLARPALPAAKRRRAVGLAVATMVIFGLCFAPYNVSHVVGFWQGRSPGWRVYATLLSGLNAALDPLVFYFSSGAVRQALSGAGAALGGCWARWGRQ from the exons ATGTCCGCCGCGCTGGTGCTGACCGTCTACATCCTGACCTTCACCGTGGGCTTCCCCGCCAACGTCTTCACGCTGGCCGTGCTGGTGGCCAAATCCCGCCGGCggccggccgcgccgcccccggACCACCCCTGCCCCGTTTTGGCCACCTTGACCACGGCCGACCTCCTGCTGCTCAACCTGACGGCCGCcgacctcctgctgctgctggtgctgcccttCAAGATGGCCGAGGCCGCGGCCGGGTTGGTGTGGCCGCTGCCGGCCGCGCTGTGCCCGGTGGCCAATTTCTGCTTCTACACCAGCATGTACCTGAGCAGCCTCTCGTTGGCCGCGCTCAGCGTCCAGCGCTACCTGGGCGTGGCCTTCCCGCTGCGGCTCCAGGGGCGgcgccggcccggccgcgcccTGGCGGTCATCGGGCTCATCTGGCTGCTGGCCGGCGGTCACTGCTCCGTGGTGTTCGTGGCCGAGTTCACCAAGACGGCCGAGGTGGGGACGGGCAACCGGAGCGCGGGGTGGGGCCAGGGGGGAGTTGGGCGGCTCAGGGTTGACCCCGTTGACCTCAAGGTTGACCCCGTTGACCTCGTGGACCACAAGGTTGACGCCGTTGACCTCAAGGTTGACCCCATTGACCCCAATGTTGACCCCATTGACCCCAACGTTGACCCCATTGACTCCAAGGTTGGCCTTGGTCACCTCAAGGTCAACCCCGTTGACCACAACGTTGACCACAAGGTTGACCCTGTTGACCTCATTGACCACAAGGTTGACCCTGTTGACCCCATTGACCTCAACGTTGACCGTGTTGACCACAAGGTTGACCCCGTTGACCCCATTGACCTCAACGTTGACCCTGTTGACCCCATTGACCACAAGGTTGACCTCATTGACCCCATTGACCCCATTGACGCCAAGGTTGGCCTTGGTCACCTCAAGCTTGACCTTGGTCACCTCAAAGTCAACCCCATTGACCTCAATGTCGACCCCGTTGACCACAAGGTCAACCCAGTTGACCCCGTTGACCCCAAGGTTGGCCTTGGTCACCTCAAGGTCAACCCTGTTGACCTCAACTTTGACCCCGTTGACCCCAAGCCCTTCAACGACGTTGA CCTCAAACTCATCgaccccaaccccaaaacccccaagaccaaccccaaacccaaccccaatGACCCCATTGACCCTGTTGACCTCAAACCCAACttcaatgaccccaaacccaaccccaatGACCCCAATGACCCTGTTGACCTCAAACCCAACttcaatgaccccaaacccaacttCAATGACCCccttgaccccaaacccaaccccaaaccccccaaacccaacctCAATGACCCCAATGATCCCAAACCCAACTTCAAtgatcccaaacccaaccccattGACCCtgttgaccccaaacccaaccccaatgaccccaaacccaaccccaatGACCCcattgaccccaaacccaaccccaatgaccccaaacccacccacaACCCCCCCGCTGCCGCCCCCTTCAAGTGCTACGACGACTTCTCCGAGGAGCAGCTCCGCTACGTCCTCCCGCTGCGCCTCGAGttcttcttcatcctcttcctcatcccctTCTCCACCACCATCTTCTGCTACGTCGGCTTCGTCCGCGCGCTGCTGGCGcgcccggcgctgccggcgGCGAAACGGCGCCGGGCGGTGGGGCTGGCCGTGGCCACCATGGTGATTTTCGGGCTGTGCTTCGCGCCCTACAACGTGTCGCACGTGGTGGGGTTCTGGCAGGGCCGCAGCCCCGGCTGGCGCGTCTACGCCACGCTGCTGAGCGGCCTCAACGCCGCGCTCGACCCGCTGGTGTTCTACTTCTCGTCGGGCGCCGTGCGGCAGGCGCtgagcggggcgggggcggcgctcGGGGGGTGCTGGGCCAGGTGGGGGAGGCAATAA